The following proteins come from a genomic window of Actinomycetota bacterium:
- a CDS encoding transposase — protein EGINNKIKVIKRVAYGYRDEEYFFLKIRGAFRPATHTSGR, from the coding sequence CGAGGGAATCAACAACAAAATCAAGGTCATAAAGAGGGTGGCCTATGGGTATAGAGATGAGGAGTACTTCTTCCTGAAGATACGGGGAGCTTTCAGGCCGGCTACCCACACTTCTGGGAGATGA